In Deltaproteobacteria bacterium, the genomic stretch GGGAGATTGCTACACCGTCCATCCGGACAATCGGCACCACAATTCCCGGCGGCAAAAACGATGTCGGCTCCGGCGCGTTCAAGCGTAGCAACGATACGATTGAATGGATGGTTGGGATTATCGCTGTAGTTGCCCGGATGACCGACGGGAAAATCCCAGCTGGGATGAAACATGCCCCAACTGTTGCTCACCACCAGGGAGCGGTTCTCGCCCGGGCGGCGCGGTGCAGTCATGACTGCCAGCAGATGGCTGTAGGCGCGAATCGCATCCGAGAGCATCGCGCTCATGAGGGTCCCGCCGGGGGCAACGCTGAGCGGATGGAGCAAAGCAATATCTAAAATAGTACAGCGTGGCGCGGCAATGCAGGCGTCGTAGGCACACATGGTGCCGTGATTGACCGGGGCATTGCCTGGTGTGACCACTGCCGGATTCCAGGCCCAACTGCGCGCGGGATCGAACGTCGGCGTTTTACCATGACTATTCAGGTAGGCCATGTTCACGCCGGTATCGACGACGGCGACCAGCACCCCAGAGCCATCCATCTCCCGTCGCCGCATGAGGTCCGTACAGAGGAGTCGCTCGACATCGGCATCCGAGCCGACCGACGGCGACGACGGACACACGGCCATGGTTTCGATGGTGGCATCGGCATAGAGATTGACGACCGCACGGTTACGACCTGCCGCATCGTTGAGCGCCGGTATGTCATCCTCCTCCACTGTGCCGCGGATGAGGTATGTCGCAACCTCTGGGCGCGTGTCGAAAGTGACTGAGGCGAAGAGGTCGTACAATTCGTCTTTAGGATGCTCGCCACGTACGAGTTTCGGCAACGCAAGTGCTGGAAAGGACAAGTCATAATCCAGTGGCCCTAGCCGTGGGGCGGCGTCGGCATCAAGTGTCAGATCTTGGCTACTCAAGGCAGCCGTCATGTTGTTTTCGAGTTTCCTGGTATGCACCAGTTCGACGATGACATTCCGTTTGGCCATTACTACCTCCTTGGTGTTGGAGAGGGGGCGCCCGTTGTGGCCTCTCCTAACACTAAGCAGGCGTGAAAAACCAAGGCACACCTGTGCCTTTTGCGATCTACATCTTTAGTGCCTATGCGGATAACGGTGAGCAACGTGTCATGTTGAGCGGAGCGAAACATCTTTCTTCGGCGGTGAAAGCAAGATTCTTCACGGAGTTTACCCTGAGCGAAGCCGAAGGGCTCAGATGACAGCATCGGTCGACGGTGGTGATTCGGATAGCCACTAGGGAAGCAGTTTCTGAAAAACGGCCACCAGTGGCATCTGCAGCAGCATTCGCCCGCGCCCGAGCAGCTCGGTTTCGAGCACGCCGGACGAGCCGCGCGAAATAACGACGCCGTTATGATCCAGCACTCGGAGCAGTTCCCCAACGAATCCATCAAGGGTCTCAGGCGCCATGGGAATCTCCGGGGTCACCACATTGGCCACGTAGGCGACGTGAATCGAGCCATCGGACAGCACCCCGAGATCGCGAATCGTGCCATGATGAAGACGCAAACGCTGTGGCAGGAGCGGCTCGGTGCCGCGCCGCGCTTGGTATGCTTGTGCGGCTTCGACCACCTGTTCGCCGATCCACTCGTAGCCATGGACGCAATCCAGAGAAAACGCCTGGAGCAGATCGTACGGTTCCGACCAATTCATGCCAAAGCCGAGACTCAAGCCGCGCGCCGGATGTTTCCTCTGCACCGCATCGAGCAGGTTGACACGAGCGAGCGCCTGCACGAGTCCGATCGTTTGGATGAGTGCCGGGGCGACCTGCCCGCCGATGCTGTCCCGCAAGCCGGGGAATGCGAGCAAGAATCCGTAGGCCGGGTCCTCGCGCCACGGCGCTGCGGCATCCTCATACAGCGGCCCGTCGATAAAATCGCGCCAGTCACCATTGGCAGTAGATCTTTCCATACGCACCATCGCTCCTCCTTCCTTTCGTCGACTTCTACGGTTTAGCTCTCTCACAGTTTCTGCTAACAGCTAGAAACTACCCGCTCGCAGTGCATTCGGAAAGGAGCAAAGGTATGGGCCAACTCGATGGAGATGATCCCCGTGGACGGCGGGCATAGCGCGTATTAGCCTGAGCGCAGCAGGAAGCGAGCCGCTGCAACTTTTCCTGGTGGTTTTTGTTTGTTCCCGGCAGTATAAGGAAGCAGGCGTGGTCACTCACCGTGCCTCGTTATTCACCCATAACTTCCACCGTAAGGCACAGGTGGAACGTCGGTAAGGAAGGAGATCGCAGATGACCCAGGGTAGTTGGAAATCGTGGAGCATGGCACTGGTCACGGCAACCGGACTCGCGATTGCAACGCTCGGACTGAGCGCGTGCGGCAAAGAGCAGCCGGCGGAACCACCGGCCAATCCCGCTGCAGCGGCAAAAGACGCCGCCGCCACCGCCGTCGGCAAAATGGGCGAGGCGGCGCAAACCGCAGGAGATGCGGTGAAGAAAGCTGCGGATGAAGCAGAGAAGGAAATGAAAAAAGATCAGTAACCGCAGCAGAGGCTTTCGCTTCCTGCGAGAGACTAAATCAAACCACAGGAGATTCGTACACTTTATGACTTGCTGGGAAATCCCCCCGGTCCCCCCTTTGACAAAGGGGGGGCTGCAAATCGCCCCCTTTACAAAAGGGGGCCGCGCGCAGCGTGGGGGGATTTACCTGAACGACTGTCCCAATGTCATGTGGTCTGAGTAAGTATCCTCCGGCTTTGCGCTAGCGTTTACCCATACGTGGCCCCTCGGGAACGAGGGACCACAGGAGAGCCAGGTCCGAGAGCCGTTGCCCCCCGCGCTTGCTAGGACGGCGGCGTTCCCGTCCCGCCCTCCCTCCCTCATTTCGCTGGCTCCGACTCTCCCTTTCCCGGCTCTCCCGAAACCGCCAAGAGCTGCGTAAGCGTCAGCGCAGCGCCGGAGGCTTGATGAGTGGGGCCGCCTCAAAGGCGGTCACCCGAGTTTGTTATTTCTGACCACTCCGCAGGGAAGCCTAGAACTTACTCCCCGCGTCCGGGTCCTCGTCGTCTTGCTTGCGGCTGGAGGCGCGGATTTGCTCCAGTGCAAATCCCACAGTGGACACCGCATACCCCCGCGCCCAGAAGTGCTCACCCGTGCAGTTGCGTTCCTTCCCCCCACATTGGCGCGCAATCGCACTTGTACTCTTCCCTTTCTAGAACCCGATCCCTTGCGCCACCGCTACTTTGGGGGGATCGCGATACACCTATGCCCATGATCCGGCATCACCTGCCCCTCAATGATCTGACAGTCTTTTTGCCGGGCCAGGGCAGGAAAGATAGCCCCCAACTGGCGGCGCATCTCGCCCTACAATTGCCGCCGGCGTCGTTGGGGCACCAACACCATGTGATACTTGCCATCTCAGCGGGAATGCGCCAAGCTCTACTAATCGTTTTCCCTTGCCTCCTCCTGTGGTTGCCTCATCAAGCGCACCTCAGGAGGATTACTCCCGCATCGGTCACCCCTCTTCAAGTCGCACTGGTCGAACCAGTGGCTTACCCTTCTGCTCAGTTACTCACTGGGCGGTTGGGTAGTTTTCGAACTCGCCGTGAACTTTTCCTCAAGGGTTCGGACAGCTATTGCAGTTGGTGCTCATCCTTATGGCGAAGACCTGTCAGCTTTGCGCCGGCAGATATTCTCAAAGCATGGGAAGCGGTCAACGTACCGCTATCAAAGGAGTCAAAAAAGCACTTCGCAACACTAAACCAACAGGTTTTGATCGAGATCGCCGTGGATCGAGTTGGTCAGGCGGCACGACTGAAAGATCTGCAGATTCCCTGGTTGCTGATCTGCGAGACCAACGATTGGCGATTTGAGGAGATGAAACGATTCGCAAGCAATCAGGATCGTTCCGAGTTTGTGCCTCTTGAAGGTCTTGATCATCTGCAAACTTGGATACGGTTCGAGCTTGTTCTACCATCGGTGCAAGGTTTCCTGCGGCTGCGCGGATGACAGGCTGGCGGGTGCATGACAAAATCTTGGCTTTCAGGCCGCGAGCAGTGCCTGGGAATCCCAGTAGGTTTGCCAGGACTGTTCGAGGAAGACGTAGCGCAGCGTCCGGAGCAGGTTCAGATCCATGACATTCCAGCGCATGCCCGGCCCTTTGACCCGGGCCGCCGCGAGCTGCTTGCCGGCGCTCTCGATGGCCCCCGACCCGATAAAGTACCCCCGGTGGCGATAGGTGCCGTAGCGCATCCGTCCCGCATTCTGTTGGAAGTAGTGCATGATAGGGGCGAGGGCGGGGCGCAAATCAAGGAAGTGCTGGAGGTGGGCAAGGACTTGCTCCCCTTTGTCCTCCAGGAGCATTGAATGGGCCTCACTTCATCGGGAGGAACTGCGCGCCAATTGGGAGAGAGCCAGACAAGGAGTACCGCTTCACCCGATTGAATCGCTAGACTGAACACGAGGAATCAGAGTATGCCACGGCCAGTACGCATCGCCACTGTCGAACCGCTGGAAGGTTTCCGGGTACGGCTAGAGTTTACCGACGGTACGACAAGAGAAGTTGACCTTCAGCCCTACCTGCACGGCCCCGTCTTTGAACCGATCAGAAGTGACCTACAGGTGTTTCGCTCGGTGAAGGTTGACGCTCGGATGGGCACCATCGTGTGGGACAACGGAGCCGATATTGACCCGGATGTATTGTATAAAGGGTTGACGCCAGCCTGGATGGAAGGGGAACAAATTCCTGAAGATGATAGGGCTTCACGCGCAGGCTAACTAACGCGCTGCACTGGACCCCGGCCTTGTGGCGGTTCTGAAGAAACCCGAGAGGCCGCGTTCTGGCCGTGGCCCGTGAGCGCGGGCGTTGATATGACTTCCGCTGTCAAGAGTGGCAGTACAGTTAGTTGGAGATTGTGGATGTTCTTCCCTCCGCGCAGCAGCAGAGCCGGAGCCAGTAACGTCGACGGTGGATCACGCTGATATCCGTGGGTTGGGTACCACCTTACTTGTGTCCGTCCGGTGCCTGCCTCGGATCTAGGCTCGAGGGTTTATTACAGCCTCTTAACGCTCAACGAGGACTACGCCACACCGCGGGGCTGCGACGCTACTGCTGCGGAGAGCTTGCTAAAGGGGTTCACGTTCTTTCTGGGGCTGACCCACTCAAGTGCAGCCTTAGTGCGCCACGGCCACCTCCTGGGCGATGGCCCAGACGAAGGCCGCCATCTCGCGGGCGATCGCCGCGACGACTTGGTTGACCTGTTTGCCCCGAGCGACCAAGCGGCGGTAGCGCTTGCAGAGGCGCACCTGGGCCTTCCAACTAATATCCTGGATCGCCTTGGGTACCTTCTCGAGGCGGAGTTGGAGGTGGCGACTGACCTTGGCTGGGTAGCGGTAAGCCCAAGCGCCTTCCACGAGGACACGGCGGGCATGCGCGTTGCCAGTCTTGGTAATCGCGCCTTGGCGGTGCCGCTCGCCACTGGTGTGTTCACTGGGAGTGAGGCCCAGATAGCTCATGAGCTGCCGCAGATTCGCAAAGCGGGTAAAATCCCCCAGCTCCGCAATCAGAGTGACGGCGGTGGTGAACTGCACACCGCGCAGGGCTTGAAGGGCTTCGACGACCGGTGCCCAGCGCCAGCTCTGCACTAGGGACTACCTGGAGGTGGACGGCTTCCTCGCAGCCAAGGTGGGCGAGGTCATCGCGGAATTCCGCCTCGCCGATGGCTGGGACACGGGATTGACGAGGCCCGCCGTCCTCCTGCACCAGCCGGCGAACCCCAATTCCTACATCATCACCTCCGATTCCGGGAACAATGTCAATGAATGGCAGCCCGGCCAGATCTACGGGCCGAGTTCGCTAGCCTTCGCCATCATAGGAAGTTCGTCGAAGGGCCGGGGCGGCTCTTCGCAGGCGTGGCGGCGGGTGGTGACGGCATCCTGATCCTGCCCAGTGGGAAGATCATCCGCATCCCCCCGCATAGCCCGATCCTGATCCTCGCCGAGCAAAGCGCTTTCCTGCAAAGCCAATGGGAAGCGCTGGTCACATCCGAACTCACTCCCGGCATGAGCGCCGTCCAAACCGGCCGCATCCGTGGTGTGTAAACCGCCGGCCTCCCCGATTCCCCGGCGGTCGATGAGCGATGAACCGTCTCTACCAACTCGCAGCTGCAACCGGGCAGTTGGCGCGGTTCGTTGTGTTCGGCTCGTTCGTCACCGCCAAGGCTGACCCGGTATTGTGGAGATCCTTCCGGAGGAAACATGATTACCAACGATCAACAGCTACAACCGACTTTGGAGCGTATTACTTGGTTTCATAATCAAGTAGACTGTCTCGGCAAGACGGAGACTAATCCTATCAACTACCGGGCAGCCGTTTCTAGCTTCCTAGCCGAGATTGACCGCATGCAACTAGAAGTCCGGGAGTATCTCAGCTTCCTGCCAGCAGAGAGAATAAAGGCGGCCTAACCACCGCCTCCAGCCCGACTGCGGCCCGCGAGCGGTTTGGAATGAACGTGAACGGATACGTTTGGGCGGCGGCCCGTGACGGCGGGCGGCGAGCCACCTACAGGAACCACTCCACGGGTTCAGTTTGCGTTTGCTATCACTTCGCGGGAACACTTAGCGGCGGTGGGCTGACTTGGCCGACTCCATCCGGTCAGCGCACTCGGCGAGATCGCCAACTAGGGATTGGACATGCCGCAAGCGGTCAGCAAGACGATCCTTGTGCTCTGCCCCCCGCGTGGCGAGACACCCACGCTCGATCAGTCCGACAAATGCAACAGAAACCTCGTCCAAAGAGGCTTCTCCTGGGGTATACCACTTATGCAGCCAGGCACACATGCCGATAATCGCGTAGACGACGAGTTTCGCGTCAAGCTGCCGAAACGCTCCCTGCGCCATCCCCTCATTGAGGATTCTTTCTAAATTGGCCACGAACCGTTGCCGGGCCTCGGTGATTTCCGCGCGCAGCCGCGGCGGTAAATCCGCTTCTTCACTGTAGAAAACAGTGAAGAGCGCGACATTCTCGCCGATCGTGCGCAAGAGTTCCTGGATGGCGCGCCGGAGTTTCTCTTCCGGCGTTAAAGCGGCGGTCAGGAGGGGTTGTATGCCGCTGGCAAAGGTGTTGCTGACTTTAATGAAGATCTTAGCCAACAGCTCCTGCTTGTTCTCGAAATACCGGTACATCGACGCTTTTGCGACTCCGGCGTTGTGGGCAATTTCCTCCAACGTCGTTTGCCGATATCCGGCGCTGGCAAACCGCTTTGCCGCGACTTCCAACAAATGTTCTTCAATCACTTCCCGACGAGACATCGTCGGCTCTCCAGCTCCCGAGCTTGCATTCGCTTTACTCATGTATCGCCGCCTGCTTATAGATTTTCCCGACTTGACTCATCAGTCTCAAAACTATACTCTCGGTATGCTCTAGAGAGTCTCAAAAACATACTACAAAGTCAGAGAAAAGAAAAGCTCCGCTTTTCCCCAAGAGGTTTTATGATAATTGTTCAGTTTGTCCGACATCTCATCCTCGTCCTCTGTCTCGCCGTGCTCTCTCCGGTCTGGGCAGACTCCTCCGCTCCGCTTGAAGCCTTGCAAGCGTCTTTCCATCCGTACCGTGCTGGTGTACCGCAGCACGCGGGCATCACTGTAGGGATGACACTGGATCAACACAACAGCCACCTTGCAGCGTCGTTGCTTCCTGCTGAGGTGCTCCAACGCCTCCAGGCCAGCGAGTTCACCATCACTGTTCAAGACACGACCGATCTTCCTCCCAGAGCATCCTATATCGCTGCCACTACCGAACAGTTTCTCAACGTCTCTCTGGATGGTGGCTTCAAGATCAACCAATACCGCGGCGGGCGTCCGTTTCCGCTCATTGATGCAGCCGACCCAAGTGCCGGCGAGAAAATCGCCTGGAACCTGCGCTACCGAGATGTGCCCGACACCATGGAAATGCGCGGGATGATGGACGGCGTTTCGAGTTCCGGGGCGGTCGATCGCTCCAGCACCGGCCGCATGCGCGTCCGCTACGGCATGGACCGCGTGGGCGACGAAACTAACGATCCCCAGTGGATCGCGCAGGGCGTGCGCATTAAAGCCTCGTTCGAAGCCTTGGCACCGTCCGACCTCGAAGGGAACATGCGGATTACCACGTACTTCGACGACGAAGCCCATCCCTTCAGCGACCTCTCCTACAGTCCGCAAAGTCGGCGCACGCGCAAAGGGTACGTCAACATGACGGCGCGGATGGGTGGTGGACGCTATGACATCCTTCAGGAAGAGCAACCCCCGTTCTTCTTCACCGGCTATATTCACGACTACAACTGGACGTACAAAGGCCAACAGGTCATGCTGATGCCCGGGTTTCTACGTGCTGGCCGCTTGGAGTTCGGAGGAAAGAATAACTGGTATCCCACTGCGCCGTGGGAGTTACGTCACGTCATGGTGCTCGAAGTGACTCCGAAAGGGGTGCATCCCTACAGCAAGCGCACATTTTACATCGACGCCCAAACGTACACGCCCCTGTGCGTGCTCGCCTACGATCCCCAAGGAACATTCGCCCGACTTTCTCTCATCGTCCACGGCAATCCCGATTTCGTGCCCGGCTCGTACGGCATCCGGCTGCCGGTGCCCATGGGCGCAGCCTGGGTCAGCCTCGCCCAGAATCAGGCGTACCGCATGACCGTGCTCGATCCGACCTTCGATCAGAATTTCTCGCCACGACGCTTCGAGTTGATGGAACTCTTGCGTAAAGGGAAATGAGTCGTCAGGATTTCAACGGATGACGGCGGCTGCCTGAAGCCGCCGGATCTCTTCCAGCCCGAAGCCAGCGTCCCTTAAAATCTCCTCCGTGTGTTGTCCGAGCGCCGGTGGCGGACAGCGCAGTTCCGCCTTGGTTTCGGAGAAACGCCACACCGGGCCAATGGTTTTGAACGGCCCTGCTGTCGGATGCTCCATCTCGCGAATGATGTCGAGTTCTCGAATCTGCGGATGCGCACTGAGTGTCGCGTAGTCGGTGAACGAGACTGCGTCGCCGTTGAACTCATGGATCAGGCGCACGACTTCTTCGCTCGTCATATTCTTGAAACCCGCTTCCCACATGGGTTTCACCTCTGGCGCGTACCGACCGATGCTCGTCGCCTCACGACCGAAATTGGCAAAGCGAGGATCGCTGAGGGCGTCCACCATTCCCAGGGAAATCAGTAAACGATCCCAATCCTCGCTGCTGCCGCGACGGAGCCCGAAATAGACGTGACCGTTTTTGGTTTTGTAGCCATGATCGGGCGGCTTGGTGTAGTGATCGAGATGAAAACCGTACCAGTCGTCGGGATCGGTCATCGACGTCCACATGATGCCGCGCATATGCAGCAACGTGGCCAACATGCTGACCGAGACACGCTGCCCCTCGCCTTTCCGCGCCCGATGAAAGAGCGCGGCGGTAATCGCCTGCGAGGCAAAAATCCCTGTGTTCAGATTGGCGACATCCGAACCGAGGCGTACTGGAGGTTCGCCGATACTCCCGAGGGAATTGGTGTAGTCGGCCATCGCTTGCAGCACCAGCTCTGCGCCGGGCATATCGCGCAGCGGGCCTTCTTCGCCAAAGGCGCTAATCGCGCAATAAACCAGTGTGGGATTCAGTGCTCGCAGTTGTTCATACCCGAATCCCAGCGTTTCGGCTTTGCCGGGACCAAGGTCTTCGAGAAAGACATCGGCTTTCTCCACCAGACGGCGGAGCACGTTTTGGCCTTCGAATGATGCAACATCCAGCGCTAGGCTTTTCTTATTGCGGTTGAGACTGAGGAACACCGCGCTTTCGTCGCCAACGAACGGCGGACCCATGGTGCGAGCGACATCGCCCGAGAGCGGCTCGATCTTAATCACCTCGGCACCAGCGTCGCCCAGCCGCATAGAACCGAACGGCCCGCAAAGCCCCTGAGTTAGGTCGATGATTGTGTATCCGGATAACGCACCAGGCATAATGACCTCGAAACTAGAAGAATCGGAGAACCGAAAACAACAGGCAGGAGAAGTCTATTCGGCCAACAAGAGGTGTCATTTCGAGAAGCGCAGCGACGAGAAATCTCACGCCGACAGAGACAACACAAGATTCCTCACCTTCACTTCGTTCCGGTTCGGAATGACAGCCCCGCAATGCATCCTGACAGACTACGAGTTGCCCGAGAACCTGCTCATATCGCCTATCCAACTTCGTCTCTCGGCGGGTTGTCCGCTCTTCCCCGATTCCCCGCTTCAGCCGAGTTTAGTCCCTCCCACCGGCAGACAATCCCAACTCGCGCAGCACCTCTTCCGTATGCTCCCCTTTCAGCCCCCCCGGACGAATCGGTCCAGCCGGGGTCTTGCTGAATTTCCAAGGGAGACCATCTACGTTCAATGTCCCCCAATGCGGAGTTTGCAGTTCGACAATCTGCTCGTTTTGCAGTACTTGCGGATGATAACGCAGCGCCTCGAAATCCATAAGTCTGCTGTTCGGCACCTGCTCTTTCGTCAAGCGAATCGCCCACCACGCGGCCGGCTTGGTAAGGAAACACGCCTCAAGCAATGAGACCAAGGCAGCGCGGTTGTTCACCCGATCGGGGTTCGTAGCAAAGCGCAGATCGGTCGTCAGCTCCTCCCGTTTGATCGCGCGGCAGAAGCGTGGCCACTGCTCTTCTTGTACGACGCCAACGGCGATGTATTTCCGATCTTGGCAGAGAAATGCCTGATGCGGCACAGTCGTCGTGGTCGCGCTGCCCATCGGTCGAGGCTGTTCCCCGGTCGCAAAGTATTCGGCCAAGCGACTGCTTTGCAGAGACAACGCCCCGGCTAACATCTCGATCTCGATCTTCTGGCCTTTTCCCGTGCGTTCACGCACGAGCAACGCTTGCAGCACGGCCTCGACGATCATGGTGCTCGTCGTAATGTCGAGATGCGCCAAGTGGCGGAACATCTCTCCTTGACCGTCAGGTTGTCCGGTAATGCTGCACCAGCCAGAGAAGGCTTGCAGATTGGGATCGATTCCGGCTTCCTTGGCCATCGGCCCGGTTCGTCCGTAGGCCGACGCCGCCACGTAGACAATGCGAGGATTCACTTGC encodes the following:
- a CDS encoding DUF2442 domain-containing protein; amino-acid sequence: MPRPVRIATVEPLEGFRVRLEFTDGTTREVDLQPYLHGPVFEPIRSDLQVFRSVKVDARMGTIVWDNGADIDPDVLYKGLTPAWMEGEQIPEDDRASRAG
- a CDS encoding DUF1329 domain-containing protein, which gives rise to MIIVQFVRHLILVLCLAVLSPVWADSSAPLEALQASFHPYRAGVPQHAGITVGMTLDQHNSHLAASLLPAEVLQRLQASEFTITVQDTTDLPPRASYIAATTEQFLNVSLDGGFKINQYRGGRPFPLIDAADPSAGEKIAWNLRYRDVPDTMEMRGMMDGVSSSGAVDRSSTGRMRVRYGMDRVGDETNDPQWIAQGVRIKASFEALAPSDLEGNMRITTYFDDEAHPFSDLSYSPQSRRTRKGYVNMTARMGGGRYDILQEEQPPFFFTGYIHDYNWTYKGQQVMLMPGFLRAGRLEFGGKNNWYPTAPWELRHVMVLEVTPKGVHPYSKRTFYIDAQTYTPLCVLAYDPQGTFARLSLIVHGNPDFVPGSYGIRLPVPMGAAWVSLAQNQAYRMTVLDPTFDQNFSPRRFELMELLRKGK
- a CDS encoding IS110 family transposase — protein: MQSWRWAPVVEALQALRGVQFTTAVTLIAELGDFTRFANLRQLMSYLGLTPSEHTSGERHRQGAITKTGNAHARRVLVEGAWAYRYPAKVSRHLQLRLEKVPKAIQDISWKAQVRLCKRYRRLVARGKQVNQVVAAIAREMAAFVWAIAQEVAVAH
- a CDS encoding S8 family serine peptidase, with protein sequence MAKRNVIVELVHTRKLENNMTAALSSQDLTLDADAAPRLGPLDYDLSFPALALPKLVRGEHPKDELYDLFASVTFDTRPEVATYLIRGTVEEDDIPALNDAAGRNRAVVNLYADATIETMAVCPSSPSVGSDADVERLLCTDLMRRREMDGSGVLVAVVDTGVNMAYLNSHGKTPTFDPARSWAWNPAVVTPGNAPVNHGTMCAYDACIAAPRCTILDIALLHPLSVAPGGTLMSAMLSDAIRAYSHLLAVMTAPRRPGENRSLVVSNSWGMFHPSWDFPVGHPGNYSDNPNHPFNRIVATLERAGADIVFAAGNCGADCPDGRCSNLPGTPPVTTRAIYGANSSPAVTCVAGVDTMKVRAGYSAVGPGRLTERKPDICGYTHFRGSGVYSSDGGTSAACPVISGVLGAIRSRRPYNAADSSTSPAAIRNLLTSTAVDLGPSGYDFQHGYGVVDGCKIVDKVAGGPVIVDPCRRFPWLCDLCRRYPWICKGIPGWPPKPWVPGPGTGASDSATADPAQLAEAWPAFAEEGESGEIPPEAFAYVLGLLAGQRTAEPAKPEHRCSCGSKA
- a CDS encoding TetR/AcrR family transcriptional regulator encodes the protein MSKANASSGAGEPTMSRREVIEEHLLEVAAKRFASAGYRQTTLEEIAHNAGVAKASMYRYFENKQELLAKIFIKVSNTFASGIQPLLTAALTPEEKLRRAIQELLRTIGENVALFTVFYSEEADLPPRLRAEITEARQRFVANLERILNEGMAQGAFRQLDAKLVVYAIIGMCAWLHKWYTPGEASLDEVSVAFVGLIERGCLATRGAEHKDRLADRLRHVQSLVGDLAECADRMESAKSAHRR
- a CDS encoding CoA transferase, whose product is MPGALSGYTIIDLTQGLCGPFGSMRLGDAGAEVIKIEPLSGDVARTMGPPFVGDESAVFLSLNRNKKSLALDVASFEGQNVLRRLVEKADVFLEDLGPGKAETLGFGYEQLRALNPTLVYCAISAFGEEGPLRDMPGAELVLQAMADYTNSLGSIGEPPVRLGSDVANLNTGIFASQAITAALFHRARKGEGQRVSVSMLATLLHMRGIMWTSMTDPDDWYGFHLDHYTKPPDHGYKTKNGHVYFGLRRGSSEDWDRLLISLGMVDALSDPRFANFGREATSIGRYAPEVKPMWEAGFKNMTSEEVVRLIHEFNGDAVSFTDYATLSAHPQIRELDIIREMEHPTAGPFKTIGPVWRFSETKAELRCPPPALGQHTEEILRDAGFGLEEIRRLQAAAVIR
- a CDS encoding CoA transferase — translated: MSDEFGGSMPGILDGIRVFDLTLAAVGPWASKLLGEMGADVIKVEAPGGELSHVIPPPIKGTAVLYISANFNKRHIVLDLKQEGDRAIALKMVEKSDIFIQNMRPGAVERLGLGYDVVSQVNPRIVYVAASAYGRTGPMAKEAGIDPNLQAFSGWCSITGQPDGQGEMFRHLAHLDITTSTMIVEAVLQALLVRERTGKGQKIEIEMLAGALSLQSSRLAEYFATGEQPRPMGSATTTTVPHQAFLCQDRKYIAVGVVQEEQWPRFCRAIKREELTTDLRFATNPDRVNNRAALVSLLEACFLTKPAAWWAIRLTKEQVPNSRLMDFEALRYHPQVLQNEQIVELQTPHWGTLNVDGLPWKFSKTPAGPIRPGGLKGEHTEEVLRELGLSAGGRD